A section of the Pseudomonadota bacterium genome encodes:
- the csrA gene encoding carbon storage regulator CsrA, with translation MLILTRRIGETICIGDEVELTVLGVKGNQVRLGTKAPRDMRVDREEIRDRVNREQRAAPGDRHNK, from the coding sequence ATGCTCATTCTTACCAGACGAATCGGGGAGACGATTTGCATAGGTGACGAAGTAGAACTCACGGTACTCGGCGTCAAAGGAAACCAAGTACGACTTGGAACGAAAGCACCACGCGATATGCGTGTCGATCGAGAGGAAATTCGAGATCGCGTGAACCGAGAGCAGCGAGCGGCTCCCGGCGATCGCCACAACAAATAG
- a CDS encoding ArdC-like ssDNA-binding domain-containing protein translates to MTTNVQRDLTRKLLERMQSGDLPWRKQWEHTGVATMPFNWSTKDGYTGINIVILWMAMDDFGYEHNAWLTFKQAQALGGRVRKGEKGVGCVYYKTLTREVDTPNGGTEEQSFPMLKRFTVFNIAQIDGLEDLPQQPEIREYEETEIVNAVDQIASVYCKATGLCIVRGGNRCFYRPSTDEVHLVRQFVDGPAYAGVLIHELIHSTGHKSRLARPRITGAESDKKAIAFEELVAELGAAFGCAEIGIQGRYDDHASYLQSWMSALENDERYFFRAAAAASLAHRFLMNGGEIEQTVRKTDVA, encoded by the coding sequence ATGACTACTAATGTGCAGCGAGATTTAACTCGCAAACTGCTCGAACGTATGCAATCTGGTGATCTGCCTTGGCGGAAACAATGGGAGCATACCGGCGTAGCAACGATGCCGTTCAATTGGTCGACGAAAGACGGCTATACAGGCATCAACATCGTCATTCTCTGGATGGCGATGGATGATTTCGGCTACGAGCACAACGCGTGGCTTACTTTCAAGCAAGCGCAAGCGCTCGGTGGGCGAGTTAGAAAAGGCGAAAAAGGTGTCGGCTGCGTGTACTACAAAACGCTCACGCGTGAAGTAGATACACCCAACGGCGGAACGGAAGAACAATCCTTTCCAATGTTGAAGCGTTTCACTGTTTTCAACATCGCGCAGATTGACGGCCTCGAGGACTTACCTCAACAGCCGGAGATTCGCGAGTATGAAGAAACGGAGATCGTTAACGCAGTAGACCAAATCGCTTCTGTGTACTGCAAAGCCACTGGCTTGTGCATCGTGCGCGGAGGGAATAGATGTTTCTATAGGCCCTCGACGGACGAAGTACACCTGGTTCGGCAATTCGTAGATGGCCCCGCGTATGCAGGGGTTCTAATCCACGAATTGATACATTCGACTGGTCACAAAAGCCGACTGGCGAGACCGCGAATTACCGGAGCTGAAAGCGATAAGAAAGCCATAGCGTTTGAAGAACTTGTTGCGGAACTCGGTGCTGCCTTTGGCTGTGCTGAGATTGGCATTCAAGGGCGGTACGACGATCACGCGTCCTATCTGCAATCTTGGATGTCCGCACTCGAGAACGACGAGCGTTATTTTTTTCGTGCTGCTGCGGCTGCGTCTCTTGCTCATCGCTTTCTTATGAATGGCGGTGAGATCGAACAAACCGTTCGCAAGACAGACGTCGCATGA
- a CDS encoding methyltransferase — MSSLRCGPHQRPPSRTIPFPFATPDFASRAGAMAHGAHAQHTKPRGTAMAKLTKQESRNHQAAMELLDKDVLTDDEKEFVFANYHEGANTINGDAGAFFTPLDLAWEAALELGTAPDNTGRRIIDLCAGIGVLAYTTLLRHRGADVTCVEINPEYVRIGKKLVPEATWICMDVTDVEALRKLGRFHSAISNPPFGRVRTFRGSEGVRYHGGEAEFKVIDVASEIADEGVFIIPQQSSGFQYSGVQCFERRESDKYKAFCEQTGLALDIGMGIDTSFCAESWKGVKPVVELACVDFRDRDCTGEQGSLFEAVA, encoded by the coding sequence GTGTCCTCGCTGCGCTGCGGGCCGCACCAGCGGCCTCCATCCCGCACCATTCCCTTTCCATTTGCTACCCCAGACTTCGCCAGTCGTGCAGGAGCGATGGCGCATGGCGCTCACGCTCAACACACGAAACCGAGGGGAACAGCAATGGCTAAACTTACTAAGCAAGAATCACGGAATCATCAGGCGGCAATGGAACTGCTGGACAAGGACGTACTGACAGACGACGAGAAAGAGTTTGTTTTTGCGAATTACCATGAAGGTGCGAACACCATCAACGGCGACGCCGGTGCGTTTTTTACGCCGTTGGATTTGGCGTGGGAAGCTGCTTTAGAGCTTGGTACGGCACCAGACAACACAGGGCGGCGGATCATCGACCTTTGCGCGGGTATTGGCGTACTGGCCTATACAACGCTGCTGAGGCATCGAGGCGCGGACGTGACGTGCGTCGAGATCAATCCCGAGTATGTGCGGATTGGAAAGAAGCTGGTTCCCGAAGCGACCTGGATTTGCATGGACGTTACGGACGTCGAGGCGTTGCGCAAGCTAGGCCGGTTTCATAGCGCGATCAGTAACCCACCGTTCGGACGCGTCAGAACCTTTCGAGGCAGTGAAGGCGTGCGTTATCACGGCGGCGAAGCCGAATTCAAAGTGATTGACGTTGCGAGCGAGATCGCAGACGAAGGCGTTTTTATCATCCCGCAGCAATCAAGCGGTTTTCAATATTCCGGTGTCCAATGCTTTGAGCGGCGAGAGTCGGATAAGTACAAGGCGTTTTGTGAGCAAACAGGTTTGGCCTTAGACATTGGCATGGGAATTGATACCAGCTTTTGCGCCGAGTCTTGGAAGGGCGTTAAGCCCGTTGTTGAGCTGGCTTGTGTTGATTTTCGCGACAGAGATTGCACGGGCGAGCAAGGCTCTTTATTTGAGGCGGTCGCGTGA
- a CDS encoding tyrosine-type recombinase/integrase, producing MNSLVDGNAVVPVHSTVPVNSPDVLHPVNAARLFDAQAIVDINWERLIDRRPVALKQHPELPKYLLLPEIESVLAATLDDSHYLMLDVLWHTGARVSEMLALTPEHFDFQYEEVSLETLKQKKVGRPKKVNARALQRVVPTPDPEFLERVKRFIVTHRPGQKDRLFPVTPQTVQNRIDKWTADLELPFRPTPHTFRHSFAVNQILHFVPVNIVQAWLGHKNIESTVIYTKVLNTETGHFMRHVQYRRQTLGAPATPALEDAQ from the coding sequence ATGAATAGCCTGGTCGACGGCAACGCCGTCGTTCCAGTGCATTCTACTGTGCCAGTGAATTCACCCGATGTGTTGCATCCGGTGAACGCTGCGCGCCTATTCGATGCGCAAGCGATCGTTGACATCAATTGGGAACGGCTGATCGATCGACGGCCGGTTGCGCTCAAGCAGCATCCGGAATTACCGAAGTATCTGTTGCTTCCGGAGATTGAAAGCGTGCTCGCTGCAACACTCGACGACAGCCATTATTTAATGCTGGATGTGTTGTGGCATACCGGTGCGCGCGTAAGCGAAATGCTCGCGCTCACGCCAGAACACTTCGATTTTCAATACGAAGAAGTCTCTCTTGAGACGTTGAAGCAGAAGAAAGTAGGGCGACCGAAAAAGGTCAACGCCCGGGCGCTGCAACGAGTTGTCCCGACACCAGATCCTGAATTCCTCGAACGCGTTAAGCGTTTCATCGTCACCCATCGGCCAGGGCAGAAAGATCGCCTTTTTCCAGTCACCCCACAAACCGTGCAGAACCGTATCGACAAATGGACGGCCGACCTGGAGCTTCCCTTTCGGCCGACACCCCATACGTTCCGACATTCCTTTGCTGTGAATCAGATCCTTCACTTTGTGCCGGTCAATATTGTGCAAGCCTGGTTAGGCCACAAGAATATTGAATCGACGGTGATCTATACGAAGGTATTGAACACCGAGACCGGCCACTTCATGCGGCATGTGCAGTATCGTCGTCAGACATTGGGCGCGCCGGCGACGCCGGCGCTAGAGGACGCCCAATGA
- a CDS encoding fused MFS/spermidine synthase — protein MNTERALTRELTIGILIVEGFVSVSLQMIALRQLVPFVGSNTIITSLVVTGFLAALATGYWRGGLLKDGHAARLQRNLGAVALLAGVGLSYVAAGFFFEYTLKVLPQLVAVAFYVLIILAPIVYLLAETVVILINYTRGEHASEQAGNALNLSTWGNVVGGLLTTLVIMYYLGVGWAIAIDSALLLIAYLLIPSTRTEYKFVIALCVSAIVVFLNVAFENSTFMRTTPFANYRTVDMADGALVLDINDSSASRTNANDQGHQYIEYFEDRAFKGRDALKPKSVLVLGAGGFTFGRGRDTTDTTIKFVDVDSALNEIGAEFLGIDSPDFDLTVSDARAFLLASDVSYDLIVLDTFSHETSIPSHLLTLEYFQLVKSRLTENGTVLVNIIMPKDEITRFRRGFDNTIRAAFSGCTTTQLSRPFVPVEAELYECRSSDVDDYRMIYRDSDTRASIDSSSF, from the coding sequence ATGAATACCGAACGTGCCTTAACTCGCGAACTCACGATCGGCATATTGATCGTGGAAGGCTTCGTGAGCGTGTCTCTGCAAATGATTGCATTGCGCCAACTGGTTCCCTTCGTTGGCTCGAATACTATTATCACCAGCCTTGTTGTTACGGGTTTTCTTGCTGCGCTGGCAACCGGCTACTGGCGTGGTGGGTTGCTGAAAGACGGACACGCTGCTCGACTGCAACGCAACCTGGGCGCGGTCGCGCTGCTCGCCGGCGTCGGGCTTTCCTATGTCGCGGCTGGATTCTTTTTTGAATACACCTTGAAGGTATTACCGCAACTGGTCGCGGTCGCTTTCTATGTCCTTATCATCCTCGCGCCGATCGTCTACTTGCTGGCTGAGACGGTCGTTATTTTGATTAACTACACGCGGGGAGAGCACGCCTCAGAGCAAGCCGGTAATGCCCTGAATCTAAGCACCTGGGGCAACGTCGTCGGTGGGCTGCTGACGACATTGGTCATCATGTATTACCTCGGCGTTGGTTGGGCCATCGCCATTGATTCGGCGCTCTTGTTGATCGCCTACTTATTGATCCCAAGCACGCGCACCGAGTACAAGTTTGTCATCGCACTTTGTGTCAGTGCGATTGTCGTTTTTCTCAACGTTGCGTTTGAGAATTCGACATTTATGCGAACGACTCCGTTCGCCAATTACCGCACCGTCGACATGGCTGACGGGGCGCTTGTGTTAGACATTAACGATAGTTCTGCAAGCCGTACTAACGCGAATGACCAAGGCCATCAGTACATCGAGTATTTTGAAGATCGCGCCTTCAAAGGCCGCGATGCGCTCAAGCCAAAATCTGTACTGGTTTTAGGAGCTGGCGGTTTCACCTTCGGCCGCGGCCGCGATACTACCGACACAACGATAAAGTTCGTTGATGTTGATTCTGCGCTCAACGAGATTGGCGCAGAGTTTCTTGGCATCGATTCGCCAGACTTCGATCTGACCGTATCCGATGCGCGAGCGTTCTTGCTTGCAAGTGACGTTTCGTACGACCTGATTGTGTTAGACACATTCAGCCACGAAACCTCGATTCCATCCCACTTGCTCACGCTCGAGTATTTTCAGTTGGTCAAGTCACGACTTACTGAAAATGGCACGGTGTTAGTCAACATCATCATGCCTAAAGACGAGATCACGCGGTTCAGGCGTGGTTTCGATAACACCATCAGAGCCGCTTTCTCAGGATGCACGACAACGCAGTTGTCGCGCCCATTCGTTCCTGTAGAGGCTGAACTTTATGAATGTCGCAGCTCAGACGTCGACGACTACCGCATGATTTATCGCGACAGCGATACCCGTGCCTCCATCGACAGTTCGAGCTTCTAA